From Aristaeella lactis, the proteins below share one genomic window:
- a CDS encoding caspase family protein, producing MKKKLLCLLLCLLLIPIGMKNAGGDGKTRCLLIGCDRFVSMPGTEPASANNVDTMAALLTDFLPKGTTVQQQVNGPGTIGGFEELIADTFRDANTADTAVIYLSTHGILKEDESGRQWVELLLSDGTDEEGLGPERLRQILDGIPGEKVLILDACHSGAMIGCGEGANINWFENDACRVLVSSGADEESWFWSADKDAYTGTGYFTSAMNNALRASDLSQIDPNGSGNVSLEELTARLRGIHGASTVYCWPEKSRMPLFSLPKDRKPGNRLRGLYFDPIKADDDTAPVELKIHFNIEESTWLMYRTVPSNNGEWDFEHSVKRKDPEKKNLIRGLLEPDGKPRNRTFSIPRGNLGTDGIGLFQVVSLHGDERTPVVEAEIVISYEKPETEVQDSEATDKT from the coding sequence ATGAAAAAGAAACTACTCTGCCTTCTTCTCTGTCTGCTGCTGATTCCAATTGGGATGAAAAACGCGGGAGGGGACGGTAAGACCAGGTGCCTGCTGATCGGGTGCGACCGGTTTGTGTCGATGCCCGGAACAGAGCCGGCCAGCGCCAACAACGTGGATACGATGGCGGCGCTGCTGACGGATTTCCTTCCGAAAGGCACGACAGTACAGCAGCAGGTGAACGGCCCGGGAACGATCGGGGGCTTTGAAGAGCTGATCGCGGATACTTTCCGGGACGCCAACACTGCTGACACCGCTGTCATCTACCTGAGCACACATGGGATCCTGAAGGAGGATGAATCAGGCCGGCAGTGGGTGGAACTCCTGCTGTCGGACGGTACTGACGAAGAGGGACTGGGACCGGAAAGGCTGCGGCAGATTCTGGACGGGATTCCGGGAGAGAAAGTGCTGATCCTGGATGCCTGCCATTCCGGCGCGATGATCGGCTGCGGCGAAGGCGCGAACATTAACTGGTTCGAGAATGATGCCTGCCGGGTGCTGGTATCCAGCGGAGCCGATGAGGAAAGCTGGTTCTGGAGCGCGGATAAGGATGCATATACGGGAACAGGGTATTTTACCTCGGCTATGAACAATGCCCTGCGCGCGAGCGACCTTTCCCAGATTGACCCGAACGGGAGCGGGAATGTAAGCCTGGAGGAACTGACCGCGCGCCTGCGCGGGATCCACGGAGCCAGCACGGTTTACTGCTGGCCGGAAAAAAGCCGTATGCCGCTGTTCAGCCTGCCGAAGGACCGGAAACCGGGCAACCGGCTGCGGGGACTTTACTTCGATCCGATCAAGGCGGATGACGATACTGCTCCAGTGGAACTGAAGATACATTTCAACATAGAAGAATCGACGTGGCTGATGTATCGTACGGTTCCCAGCAATAACGGCGAATGGGATTTTGAGCATTCGGTGAAACGAAAAGACCCGGAAAAGAAAAACCTGATCCGCGGTCTTCTGGAGCCGGACGGGAAACCACGTAACCGTACTTTTTCCATACCGAGGGGGAACCTGGGCACGGACGGGATAGGTTTGTTTCAGGTCGTTTCCCTGCACGGAGATGAAAGAACGCCGGTAGTGGAAGCCGAAATAGTCATATCATATGAAAAACCGGAAACAGAGGTCCAGGATTCGGAAGCAACGGATAAAACCTGA
- a CDS encoding four helix bundle protein has protein sequence MKDNNPVLEKSKAFAIRIIRLYQYLTTEKKEYILSKQILKSGTSIGANIRESVRAQSTADFQAKMQISLKEADETEYWLELLKETDYITGNAAESLLADCEELIRLIVAIVKTSKDGKQ, from the coding sequence ATGAAAGACAATAATCCCGTTTTAGAGAAAAGCAAGGCTTTTGCGATCAGGATTATTCGTTTGTATCAGTATCTGACGACTGAGAAAAAAGAGTATATTCTTTCAAAGCAGATTCTCAAAAGCGGGACAAGTATTGGTGCCAATATCCGGGAGAGCGTAAGAGCTCAAAGCACAGCGGACTTCCAGGCTAAAATGCAGATATCTCTTAAAGAAGCAGATGAAACAGAGTACTGGCTCGAGCTGCTGAAAGAAACAGATTATATTACCGGTAATGCGGCAGAAAGCCTGCTTGCTGATTGCGAAGAACTGATAAGATTGATTGTGGCGATTGTCAAAACCTCGAAAGATGGAAAACAGTAA
- the nusG gene encoding transcription termination/antitermination protein NusG, which yields MYAYCLYCITQRCKVIAQLMELRGVNRAFSPQIVRKQRKKGENIERRFDLLPGYVFLFSDERLTDYRMFSGIDGVVRRVGKQDDGYELAGPDLDFANKLLEKDGVVGSMRLCRVGDEVTLEDPLFSDCRGRVTEIDYRKERAKVEFVFDRTSCSSWISLEEVRRLHQNREEQ from the coding sequence TTGTACGCGTATTGCCTGTACTGCATAACACAGCGATGCAAAGTGATCGCACAGCTGATGGAATTACGCGGCGTGAACCGGGCTTTTTCACCCCAGATCGTCCGGAAGCAGCGGAAGAAAGGTGAGAACATTGAACGCCGGTTTGATCTGCTGCCGGGATATGTGTTTCTTTTCAGTGATGAGCGCCTGACGGACTACCGCATGTTTTCCGGGATTGACGGAGTGGTCCGGCGTGTCGGAAAGCAGGATGACGGATACGAACTGGCCGGGCCGGATCTGGATTTTGCGAATAAACTGCTGGAGAAAGACGGCGTGGTCGGATCCATGAGGCTTTGCCGCGTCGGGGATGAAGTGACGCTGGAAGATCCGCTGTTCAGTGACTGCCGGGGCCGGGTGACCGAGATTGATTACAGGAAAGAACGGGCCAAAGTGGAATTTGTTTTTGACAGGACCAGCTGCAGCAGCTGGATCTCCCTGGAAGAAGTAAGACGCCTGCATCAGAACCGGGAGGAGCAGTAA
- the proS gene encoding proline--tRNA ligase, with translation MAKEQKQEFVNFITPRSEDFSQWYTDVIKQTELCDYAPVRGCMIIRPYGYAIWERIQAEMDARFKETGAENVYFPMLIPESLLLKEAEHVEGFAPEVAWVTKGGTEELQERLAVRPTSETIFCSMYSKWVQTWRDLPMMYNQWCSVMRWEKATRPFLRTSEFLWQEGHTIHATAEEAEEETLKMLEVYREVAENILALPVYVGRKSDKEKFAGARATYSMEAMMQDGKALQAGTSHNFGTNFAEAFDIRYQSKEGKLEYVNETSWGVSTRLIGAIIMTHGDERGLRLPPKVAPIQAVILPIAAHKGGVMEACEKLFGDLKKAGFRVKLDDRDTVSPGFKFNDWELKGVPVRLEVGPRDLENGVVTVFRRDTLEKFTVPLEGITGKLGELLDDIQKTLYEQAKAFRDERTVKVENMEELGKAVENGFAKAMWCGDRACEDEIKEKFNASSRNMPFDQDAHRFGDKCVCCGKKAEKVMYFAKAY, from the coding sequence ATGGCTAAGGAACAGAAGCAGGAATTTGTGAACTTTATCACTCCCCGCAGTGAAGACTTTTCACAGTGGTACACGGATGTGATCAAGCAGACGGAACTGTGCGATTACGCACCGGTGCGCGGCTGCATGATCATCCGTCCCTACGGCTACGCGATCTGGGAACGGATCCAGGCGGAGATGGATGCCCGGTTTAAGGAGACCGGCGCAGAAAACGTGTATTTCCCGATGCTGATCCCTGAAAGCCTGCTGCTGAAGGAAGCGGAGCATGTGGAAGGCTTCGCGCCGGAAGTCGCCTGGGTAACAAAGGGCGGTACCGAAGAACTGCAGGAGCGCCTGGCTGTGCGTCCGACGAGTGAGACCATCTTCTGTTCCATGTATTCCAAGTGGGTACAGACCTGGCGTGACCTGCCGATGATGTATAACCAGTGGTGCTCCGTCATGCGCTGGGAAAAGGCAACCCGTCCTTTCCTGCGTACCAGTGAGTTCCTCTGGCAGGAAGGCCATACCATCCATGCCACCGCGGAGGAAGCGGAAGAAGAAACCCTGAAGATGCTGGAAGTTTACCGCGAAGTGGCTGAAAATATCCTGGCGCTGCCGGTATATGTGGGCCGCAAGAGCGACAAGGAAAAGTTTGCCGGTGCCCGGGCTACCTATTCCATGGAAGCCATGATGCAGGACGGTAAAGCCCTGCAGGCCGGTACGAGCCACAACTTCGGAACGAACTTTGCCGAAGCCTTCGATATCCGTTATCAGAGCAAGGAAGGCAAGCTGGAATATGTCAATGAGACCAGCTGGGGCGTCAGCACACGGCTGATCGGTGCCATCATCATGACCCACGGCGATGAGCGCGGCCTGCGGCTGCCCCCGAAGGTTGCCCCGATCCAGGCGGTGATCCTGCCCATCGCGGCCCATAAGGGCGGCGTAATGGAAGCCTGCGAAAAGTTGTTCGGCGACCTGAAGAAGGCCGGTTTCCGCGTGAAGCTGGATGACCGCGATACCGTATCTCCCGGCTTCAAGTTCAATGACTGGGAACTGAAGGGCGTGCCGGTGCGGCTGGAAGTCGGTCCGAGGGACCTGGAGAACGGTGTGGTAACCGTGTTCCGCCGTGATACGCTGGAGAAGTTCACTGTGCCGCTGGAAGGCATTACCGGGAAGCTTGGCGAGCTGCTGGATGACATCCAGAAGACCCTGTATGAACAGGCCAAGGCTTTCCGTGACGAGCGGACCGTGAAGGTCGAGAACATGGAAGAGCTGGGCAAGGCTGTGGAGAACGGTTTTGCCAAGGCTATGTGGTGCGGCGACCGTGCCTGTGAGGACGAGATCAAGGAGAAGTTCAACGCGTCCTCCCGCAATATGCCCTTTGACCAGGATGCGCACCGGTTCGGAGACAAGTGCGTGTGCTGCGGCAAAAAGGCTGAAAAGGTCATGTATTTCGCGAAAGCATACTAA
- a CDS encoding TrmH family RNA methyltransferase gives MPSLSAYKSDLDYSYAPGVFPSMECMLHRPGQVRRLLLHSSAAGREGADKLRALADKLGVRIEEADKALSRISGKENCFAAAVFEKFEDEPAADKPHVVLHNPGDSGNVGTILRTALGLGIEDVALIRPCVDVFDPKTVRASMGSVFSLRIKVYDSFEDYRAAFPDRPLYPFMLDASIPLQEAVKTKPSVWTLVFGNEGRGLPKEFASCGQAVRIESNDKVDSLNLAIAAGIGIYQFRIQN, from the coding sequence ATGCCATCATTATCAGCATACAAGAGCGACCTGGACTACAGCTACGCGCCGGGCGTTTTTCCCAGCATGGAATGCATGCTGCACCGGCCAGGGCAGGTCCGGCGCCTTCTCCTGCACTCTTCCGCCGCGGGACGGGAGGGCGCGGACAAGCTTCGTGCCCTGGCGGACAAGCTTGGTGTACGGATTGAAGAAGCGGATAAAGCCCTCTCGCGGATCAGCGGAAAAGAAAACTGCTTTGCTGCCGCGGTGTTTGAAAAATTCGAGGATGAACCGGCGGCGGACAAGCCGCATGTTGTGCTGCACAATCCGGGAGACAGCGGAAACGTGGGTACAATCCTGCGGACAGCGCTGGGACTTGGCATTGAAGACGTGGCGCTTATCCGGCCGTGTGTTGATGTGTTTGACCCGAAGACTGTCCGGGCGAGCATGGGAAGCGTGTTTTCCTTGCGGATAAAGGTTTATGACAGCTTTGAGGATTACCGGGCTGCCTTCCCGGACAGGCCTCTGTATCCGTTTATGCTGGACGCGTCCATTCCGCTGCAGGAGGCGGTAAAAACAAAACCGTCGGTATGGACTCTGGTTTTCGGAAATGAAGGTAGGGGCCTGCCGAAGGAGTTCGCTTCCTGCGGGCAGGCGGTGCGGATCGAAAGCAATGACAAGGTGGATTCCCTGAACCTGGCCATCGCGGCTGGGATAGGGATATATCAATTCAGAATTCAGAATTAA
- the plsX gene encoding phosphate acyltransferase PlsX has protein sequence MTIYVDAMGGDLAPEAPVKGALKALRQYPHLTIILAGKLDEVKPFLGDYEDVKDRLILEEEPEIITNHESPVMGVRKKVNSATVQGMLKVRSGEADGFVSAGSTGATLAGGMFRLGRIPGIERPALAPLMPNGRGHFLLIDCGANVDCKPEYLVQFGIMGDAYMRGVMGMENPRIGLVNIGAEAEKGNKLVKETYPLMEKAPYNFIGNVEARDVPLDQADVCVTDGFGGNLILKYTEGLASALMGTIKHELMADTRGKIAGLIAKPAFKRVKKTMSSDEIGGAPLLGVQGAVIKAHGSSNAYAFCSAIGQCVKMIDGNVVKIIEENVTKMLKEQEQDQKQEAEQ, from the coding sequence ATGACGATCTACGTTGACGCGATGGGTGGAGACCTGGCGCCTGAAGCACCGGTAAAAGGAGCCCTGAAAGCACTGCGGCAGTATCCGCACCTGACGATCATCCTGGCCGGAAAGCTGGATGAGGTAAAGCCTTTCCTGGGTGATTACGAGGATGTGAAGGACCGGCTGATCCTGGAGGAAGAGCCGGAGATCATCACAAACCACGAGAGCCCCGTGATGGGTGTGCGCAAAAAGGTTAACAGCGCCACGGTGCAGGGCATGCTGAAGGTGCGCAGCGGTGAGGCGGACGGATTCGTTTCCGCGGGCTCCACGGGAGCGACGCTGGCGGGCGGCATGTTCCGGCTGGGCCGGATCCCCGGCATTGAACGGCCGGCACTTGCTCCGCTGATGCCCAACGGCCGCGGACACTTCCTGCTGATCGACTGCGGGGCAAACGTGGATTGCAAGCCGGAATACCTGGTGCAGTTCGGCATCATGGGCGATGCCTACATGCGCGGCGTGATGGGCATGGAAAATCCCCGGATCGGCCTGGTGAACATCGGCGCGGAAGCTGAGAAGGGCAACAAGCTGGTGAAGGAAACCTATCCGCTGATGGAGAAGGCTCCGTATAATTTCATCGGCAATGTGGAAGCCCGTGACGTTCCCCTGGACCAGGCGGATGTCTGCGTGACAGACGGATTCGGCGGAAACCTGATCCTGAAGTATACCGAGGGACTGGCCAGTGCGCTGATGGGAACCATCAAGCACGAGCTGATGGCGGATACCCGCGGAAAGATCGCCGGACTGATTGCCAAACCGGCATTCAAACGGGTGAAGAAGACCATGAGCTCCGATGAGATCGGCGGCGCTCCGCTGCTGGGTGTGCAAGGCGCTGTCATTAAGGCCCATGGTTCCAGCAATGCCTACGCCTTCTGCAGCGCGATCGGGCAGTGCGTGAAGATGATCGACGGCAACGTTGTGAAGATCATTGAGGAAAACGTTACGAAGATGCTGAAGGAACAGGAACAGGACCAGAAGCAGGAAGCGGAACAGTAA
- a CDS encoding ribonuclease domain-containing protein, protein MFGRRRLIRFSKLFAVLLAAVLLLCACSANAVETAKRKKNTAAPAVTETPAVAEPTAEPGPLDEAQRIADYIFEHGELPDNFITKKEAQALGWDKYVNKVSDVAPGKSIGGDYFGNYEKQLPVVQGRKYYEADCYYFGGDRNEYRIIYSNDGHVWFTGDHYQTFIELFPTDN, encoded by the coding sequence ATGTTTGGCAGGAGAAGGCTGATCAGATTTTCTAAACTGTTCGCTGTGCTGCTTGCAGCGGTGCTGCTTTTATGCGCCTGCTCAGCGAACGCGGTTGAGACAGCCAAACGAAAAAAGAATACCGCTGCACCCGCTGTGACAGAAACACCTGCCGTGGCTGAACCCACTGCGGAGCCAGGGCCCCTGGATGAAGCACAGCGTATTGCTGATTATATTTTTGAACACGGGGAACTGCCGGATAATTTCATCACAAAGAAAGAAGCCCAGGCACTTGGCTGGGATAAGTATGTAAACAAAGTAAGCGATGTAGCTCCCGGGAAAAGTATCGGCGGGGACTATTTCGGAAACTATGAAAAACAGCTTCCGGTGGTACAGGGCCGAAAGTATTATGAGGCGGATTGTTACTATTTCGGAGGAGACAGGAACGAATACCGTATCATTTATTCAAACGACGGCCATGTGTGGTTCACCGGAGACCACTACCAGACATTTATAGAATTGTTTCCGACAGATAATTAA
- the acpP gene encoding acyl carrier protein has translation MDFEAVKNMIAEQLKVDPAEIKPESRLMEDLKADSANIMVMIMDMEDRFGITVEDDQIMKLKTVGDVAEYIAKVKG, from the coding sequence ATGGATTTTGAAGCCGTAAAGAACATGATCGCGGAACAGCTGAAGGTGGATCCCGCCGAGATTAAGCCCGAAAGCCGCCTGATGGAAGACCTGAAGGCCGACAGCGCGAACATCATGGTTATGATCATGGATATGGAAGACCGGTTTGGCATCACTGTGGAAGATGACCAGATCATGAAACTGAAGACTGTGGGCGATGTGGCTGAATATATCGCCAAGGTGAAGGGCTGA
- a CDS encoding Mrp/NBP35 family ATP-binding protein translates to MSECTHDCSSCGADCASRNKPESLLEAQNAFSNVKKVIAVVSGKGGVGKSLVTGLLSVLTKRNGHSTAILDADITGPSIPKMFGVHDKAMGTEDGILPVESRTGVKMMSVNLLLENDTDPVIWRGALIAGTVKQFWTDVLWGDVDYMFVDMPPGTGDVPLTVFQSLPVDGIIIVTSPQELVGMIVEKAAKMAKMMNIPVLGLVENMSWISCPDCGKKIFPFGESQTAKVALEEGIPLLAQLPIDPALARECDTGVIELFNEDWMDPVISAVENCPKRVINS, encoded by the coding sequence GTGTCAGAATGTACGCATGACTGCTCCAGCTGCGGTGCCGACTGCGCATCCCGTAACAAGCCGGAAAGCCTGCTGGAAGCACAGAACGCGTTCAGCAATGTAAAAAAAGTAATCGCCGTGGTGAGTGGTAAGGGCGGCGTGGGCAAAAGCCTGGTCACCGGCCTGCTGTCTGTGCTGACCAAACGCAACGGGCACAGCACCGCAATTCTGGACGCTGATATCACGGGACCGTCCATCCCGAAAATGTTCGGTGTTCATGATAAAGCCATGGGCACAGAGGACGGCATCCTGCCGGTGGAAAGCCGCACGGGTGTGAAAATGATGAGCGTGAACCTGCTCCTGGAAAACGATACGGATCCGGTCATCTGGCGCGGAGCGCTGATTGCCGGAACGGTAAAGCAGTTCTGGACAGACGTGCTCTGGGGTGATGTGGACTACATGTTTGTGGATATGCCTCCGGGAACCGGAGACGTGCCGCTGACCGTGTTCCAGAGCCTGCCGGTGGACGGCATCATCATTGTGACCAGCCCGCAGGAACTGGTGGGCATGATCGTGGAAAAAGCCGCGAAGATGGCGAAGATGATGAACATCCCGGTGCTCGGCCTGGTGGAAAACATGAGCTGGATCAGCTGCCCGGACTGCGGCAAAAAGATCTTCCCCTTCGGGGAAAGCCAGACCGCAAAGGTGGCCCTGGAGGAAGGTATTCCGCTGCTGGCGCAGCTGCCCATTGATCCGGCGCTTGCCAGGGAGTGCGATACCGGCGTGATCGAACTGTTCAACGAAGACTGGATGGACCCGGTCATCAGCGCCGTGGAGAACTGCCCCAAGAGGGTAATTAATTCATAA
- a CDS encoding peptidoglycan-binding domain-containing protein, protein MKRNLKLIGLVAVLALCLLLTGCYQPPDEVNNGSPTGAITASFFNTLAPKATSTPVAPDTVVETTNPNIGVVGNQETPTPTSGSSIGSAWDNWGSAPTTIPTPTPEGYTGETPAATDGSGNIAVITTAPPTASPTPAPVTPSPVPKSLQKGFTGSDAVRAVQKRLKELGYYKGSADGDFGPATEEAVKAFQKANGLTADGKVGEKTLAKMNAKNVVSAKEANATAAPKVTNKPTAKVTNTPRPTATPDLSRDIYLESGSSGKKVETLQRRLIELGWMSGSVTGKYDAATEAAVSAFQKKAKLWVDGKAGPDTLNALYSANAPKGSNPVSSKMETLEMGSEGNDVKQLQQKLKDLGYLSGSADGKFGKATEAAVITFQKNNGLTADGKAGTATLNKLYSGTAKKFTGTQAKLDDNNSSGRDTSNISSTGYITLESGSSGEQVRTLQNRLKELGYYHGNVDGNFGEGTETAVMAFQQNNNLTVDGKAGPATQRVLYGSKTNITYASMRQGDEGNAVKNLQYTLYELGYYDGAIDGKYGQTTADAVRAFQIQNKITPVDGVAGSKTLGKMYSSDAVAATVADVSYDTVQSGDRGEMVVEIQDCLVQRGYLDSITGVYDDATVAAVKAFQSANGLTPDGKCGSRTLMILFGY, encoded by the coding sequence ATGAAGAGAAATCTGAAATTGATAGGTTTAGTGGCAGTTCTGGCTCTATGCCTGCTGCTGACAGGCTGCTACCAGCCGCCGGATGAAGTGAATAACGGCAGTCCGACAGGCGCGATCACGGCATCGTTCTTTAATACGCTGGCGCCGAAGGCAACTTCGACGCCGGTAGCGCCGGATACGGTTGTTGAGACCACCAATCCTAATATCGGAGTGGTCGGAAACCAGGAGACTCCCACCCCGACATCCGGCAGCAGCATCGGAAGCGCGTGGGATAACTGGGGCTCGGCACCGACAACTATTCCGACGCCGACGCCTGAAGGCTATACGGGTGAGACGCCTGCCGCGACTGACGGAAGCGGCAACATTGCGGTGATCACAACAGCGCCTCCGACGGCAAGCCCGACCCCGGCGCCGGTGACGCCTTCGCCTGTTCCCAAGAGCCTGCAGAAGGGCTTTACCGGAAGCGACGCGGTACGCGCGGTGCAGAAACGGCTGAAAGAACTGGGCTATTACAAGGGATCCGCCGATGGCGATTTCGGCCCCGCGACGGAAGAAGCGGTCAAAGCCTTCCAGAAGGCAAACGGACTGACAGCAGACGGAAAGGTCGGGGAGAAGACCCTGGCCAAGATGAACGCGAAAAATGTTGTCAGCGCTAAGGAAGCCAACGCGACTGCTGCTCCGAAGGTGACAAACAAACCGACCGCGAAGGTGACGAATACTCCGCGGCCCACAGCCACTCCGGACCTGTCCAGGGACATTTATCTTGAATCCGGATCTTCCGGTAAGAAGGTCGAAACCCTGCAGCGCAGGCTGATCGAACTGGGCTGGATGAGCGGTTCCGTAACCGGAAAATATGACGCCGCAACAGAGGCGGCAGTAAGCGCTTTCCAGAAGAAGGCGAAGCTGTGGGTGGACGGCAAGGCCGGTCCGGATACGCTGAATGCCTTGTATTCCGCGAATGCTCCGAAGGGCTCAAACCCGGTGTCCAGCAAGATGGAGACACTGGAGATGGGCAGTGAGGGCAATGATGTGAAACAGCTTCAGCAGAAGCTGAAGGACCTGGGCTACCTGAGCGGAAGCGCGGACGGAAAGTTCGGTAAAGCTACGGAAGCGGCTGTCATCACCTTCCAGAAGAATAACGGCCTGACCGCGGACGGCAAGGCCGGCACCGCCACCCTGAACAAGCTGTACAGCGGTACGGCCAAAAAGTTCACAGGCACACAGGCAAAGCTGGATGACAATAACTCCTCCGGACGGGATACTTCCAACATCTCTTCCACCGGATATATCACCCTGGAAAGCGGAAGCAGCGGTGAACAGGTCAGGACGCTGCAGAACCGGCTGAAGGAACTGGGTTATTATCACGGCAATGTGGACGGAAACTTCGGCGAAGGCACCGAAACAGCGGTGATGGCTTTCCAGCAGAACAACAACCTGACGGTGGACGGCAAGGCCGGTCCCGCCACGCAGCGGGTCCTGTATGGCAGCAAGACGAACATCACCTACGCTTCCATGCGGCAGGGAGATGAAGGAAACGCTGTCAAGAACCTGCAGTACACCCTGTATGAACTGGGTTATTATGACGGCGCGATCGACGGCAAATACGGACAAACAACCGCGGACGCCGTACGCGCTTTCCAGATCCAGAACAAGATCACGCCGGTGGATGGCGTGGCAGGCTCCAAGACGCTGGGGAAGATGTATTCCTCCGACGCGGTTGCCGCGACTGTCGCAGATGTGAGCTATGATACTGTACAGTCCGGCGACAGGGGCGAAATGGTGGTTGAGATCCAGGACTGCCTGGTGCAAAGAGGCTATCTGGATTCCATTACCGGTGTTTATGATGACGCCACTGTTGCCGCGGTGAAGGCGTTCCAGAGCGCAAACGGGCTGACACCTGACGGCAAGTGCGGTTCCAGGACGCTGATGATTCTCTTTGGTTATTGA
- the rlmH gene encoding 23S rRNA (pseudouridine(1915)-N(3))-methyltransferase RlmH, which produces MSSVILCVGKMKEKPYRQMADEYLKRLSRYGKYEETEIADLPEPASGTSEALEEQLKTKEGEALLAKIRPGDRVIALTIGGKRRSSEELARHLAELKTGGVSHFVFVIGGSLGLGKNVLARADEEMSMSPMTFPHQLARVMLLEQLYRAEKINAGERYHK; this is translated from the coding sequence GTGAGTTCGGTTATCCTCTGCGTCGGGAAAATGAAAGAGAAACCGTACCGGCAGATGGCGGATGAATACCTGAAGCGCCTGAGCCGGTACGGGAAGTATGAAGAAACAGAGATCGCCGACCTTCCGGAACCTGCTTCCGGAACATCTGAAGCGCTGGAAGAGCAGCTGAAGACAAAGGAGGGCGAGGCACTCCTGGCAAAGATCCGGCCCGGGGACCGGGTGATCGCGCTGACGATCGGCGGGAAACGGCGGTCGTCAGAAGAACTGGCCAGGCACCTGGCGGAACTGAAAACCGGCGGGGTAAGCCATTTTGTATTTGTGATCGGCGGAAGCCTTGGACTGGGTAAAAATGTGTTGGCGCGCGCGGATGAGGAAATGTCCATGAGTCCGATGACATTTCCTCATCAGCTGGCACGGGTTATGCTGCTGGAACAGCTGTACCGGGCGGAAAAGATTAACGCAGGTGAACGTTACCATAAATAA
- a CDS encoding GntR family transcriptional regulator, whose amino-acid sequence MAEQPKYLQVADVLRKEIAEGVFRDGQTLLTEEELRFRFNVSRQTIRQAIALLEEDGLVDRRRGSGTYVRHGPRRRMQGTIHVGVVTTYITDYIFPSIVSGIESVLSENGAVMNLSATYNDSQAERNILERMLDGQVDGLIVEGVQTARETENEDLYRRLAERNIPVLFMNSYYPAMTNIPHVVMDDYGGGRIAAREVLSRGYQRPGGMFKVDDLQGKERLRGFLDEMRSEGVLIPDEHLLLFSTDERMSWQNIPSGSNFVCRLMNHEMDCVTCYNDVFASSLMERLKQEGMKLPEEMGFIGFDNAVYAEMSVPKLTTLGHPKEAFGSLVAEKLLRMISGERERSVNMAWTLIERDSLPRVERL is encoded by the coding sequence GTGGCCGAACAGCCCAAATATCTGCAGGTTGCGGACGTTCTGCGCAAGGAGATTGCGGAGGGTGTTTTTCGCGATGGACAAACCCTGCTGACAGAAGAGGAACTGCGTTTCCGTTTTAACGTTTCCCGCCAGACCATCCGTCAGGCAATCGCGCTGCTGGAGGAGGACGGTCTGGTAGACCGGCGCCGCGGAAGCGGCACCTATGTGCGCCATGGACCCCGCAGAAGGATGCAGGGTACGATTCACGTAGGCGTGGTGACCACCTATATCACGGACTATATCTTCCCTTCCATCGTGTCCGGTATAGAGTCAGTCCTGAGTGAAAACGGCGCCGTGATGAACCTGAGCGCGACATATAATGACAGCCAGGCTGAACGGAACATCCTGGAACGGATGCTGGACGGCCAGGTTGACGGCCTGATCGTGGAAGGTGTACAGACCGCACGGGAAACAGAGAATGAAGATCTGTACCGCAGGCTGGCGGAACGGAACATTCCTGTGCTGTTTATGAACTCCTATTATCCAGCCATGACGAACATCCCCCATGTGGTGATGGACGACTACGGCGGCGGCCGCATCGCGGCGCGTGAAGTGCTTAGCCGCGGTTACCAGAGGCCGGGCGGAATGTTCAAAGTGGATGACCTGCAGGGCAAGGAGCGCCTGCGGGGCTTCCTGGATGAAATGAGAAGTGAAGGCGTACTGATCCCGGATGAGCACCTGCTGCTGTTCAGCACGGATGAACGGATGAGCTGGCAGAACATTCCCAGCGGAAGCAATTTCGTGTGCCGCCTGATGAACCACGAAATGGACTGTGTGACCTGCTACAACGACGTGTTTGCGTCCAGCCTGATGGAACGGCTGAAGCAGGAAGGCATGAAACTGCCGGAAGAAATGGGCTTTATCGGTTTTGATAACGCGGTTTACGCCGAAATGTCCGTTCCGAAGCTGACCACGCTGGGCCATCCGAAGGAAGCTTTCGGATCGCTGGTCGCGGAGAAGCTCCTGCGGATGATCAGCGGTGAACGGGAACGCAGTGTGAACATGGCCTGGACGCTGATCGAACGCGACAGCCTGCCGCGGGTGGAACGGCTGTGA